GGACCGGCCTTCTGAGACTGGCGCAAAGGTGGTGAAAATAGAAACCGTTCCCGCCTCCCGCAACCGGCTTCGATTCCTGCTGCTGCTGCTCGCGGCGGCCGTCGCCGCGGCATGCCTCGCAGCCCAACCGACCCGGCCAGCGGCCGCCGCGGACGGACACTACTACACGTCCTACATACAGCGCTATCCCTACGACCTGGAAGACAATACCGTGGTGGGTTCCGCCCGCTGGCACCAGGTTCAGCCCGGCGAGACGCTCCTCGATATCGCGCGCCGCTACGGCATGGGCTACAACGAAGTGACCCTGGTGTACCCCCGCCTGGACCCCTGGATGCCTCCCAAAGAAAAGCGCCTTCTCATCCCGGCCCTTTGGGTGCTCCCGCCCACCCGGCATGAGCAGATCGTGATCAACGTGGCGGAACTGCGCCTCTTTTACTTCGACAAGAAGGAACGCACGGTGCAGACCTATCCCCTCGGTATCGGCGACGAAGGCTGGGAAACCCCTCTCGGCACCTGCACCATTTCCGAAAAACGGGCCAACCCCACCTGGTACATTCCCAAGTCCCTACAGGAGAAATACGGCCGATCCACCATGCCGCCCGGACCCGAGAACCCGCTGGGCGAATTTTTCATGAAGCTCTCCATCGGGCCTTACGGTATCCACGGCACCCACATGCCCTGGGGCGTGGGACGCCTGGTCAGCCACGGCTGCATCCGCCTCTACCCGGAACAC
This is a stretch of genomic DNA from Desulfoglaeba alkanexedens ALDC. It encodes these proteins:
- a CDS encoding L,D-transpeptidase family protein, encoding MKKEMARRFARNRTPEKDRPSETGAKVVKIETVPASRNRLRFLLLLLAAAVAAACLAAQPTRPAAAADGHYYTSYIQRYPYDLEDNTVVGSARWHQVQPGETLLDIARRYGMGYNEVTLVYPRLDPWMPPKEKRLLIPALWVLPPTRHEQIVINVAELRLFYFDKKERTVQTYPLGIGDEGWETPLGTCTISEKRANPTWYIPKSLQEKYGRSTMPPGPENPLGEFFMKLSIGPYGIHGTHMPWGVGRLVSHGCIRLYPEHIRLLFPQVPLGTRLEIIYEPVKIGRSNGQIYVEAHPDVYKRFADYEAHARSLLEASPWRDQVDMDRYLLAVRLQNGVPTNVTRLDQKAEGTPLNIFLQQ